The Panthera tigris isolate Pti1 chromosome F3, P.tigris_Pti1_mat1.1, whole genome shotgun sequence genome includes a window with the following:
- the LOC102950735 gene encoding ubiquitin-like protein FUBI: protein MKLFVHAQELHTLEVIGQETVAQIKVHVASLEGVAPEDQVVLLAGTPLEDEATLGQCGEKALTTLEVACRRLEGKVHGSLTRAGKVRGQTPKVAKQEKEKEKKKKTGRAKWWILYNWHFVNVVPTFRKKKGPNANSYV, encoded by the coding sequence ATGAAGCTTTTTGTCCATGCCCAGGAGCTACACACCCTCGAGGTGATCGGCCAGGAGACGGTCGCCCAGATCAAGGTTCATGTAGCCTCTCTGGAGGGCGTCGCTCCAGAAGATCAAGTCGTGCTCCTGGCAGGCACGCCCCTAGAGGATGAGGCTACCCTGGGTCAGTGTGGAGAAAAGGCTCTGACCACCCTGGAAGTAGCTTGCCGCAGGCTTGAAGGTAAAGTCCATGGTTCCCTGACCCGTGCAGGGAAAGTAAGAGGGCAGACTCCTAAGGTGGCCAaacaggagaaggagaaggagaagaagaagaagacaggcaGAGCCAAGTGGTGGATACTATACAACTGGCACTTTGTCAACGTTGTGCCCACCTTTAGAAAGAAGAAGGGCCCCAATGCCAACTCTTACGTCTGA